A section of the Acidobacterium capsulatum ATCC 51196 genome encodes:
- a CDS encoding Ig-like domain repeat protein codes for MTFRRLRNLTANVAASALAACLLPAALHAQSVGASSQIPSRISGPISESSLVTLKGNVSPLATTANDRGAAPASLQLSQMHLVLKRTAAQQTALTQLIQAQHDPSSPQYHKWLTPAEFGAKFGPSQQDVQRIESWLSSQGFSNVKADPGNLTIRFDGSVSQLQNTFHTTYHQYAINGQMHYAAATEPMIPSALAPVVKGFVSLNDFPVRSYSRKLGLATYNPETHKATPQWTYPEGNGESFVLSPQDFGVEYDLPNPALNSSYSGTTYDGTGQTIAIINDSNINVSLVNSFRSLFNLPANPPQVIIDGNDPGIDGVNNPDGSNGDSSEAYLDVEWAGAVAPKATVDLVIAADTASESGLILAAEHAVYSDLAPVMSVSFGNCEASLGASSNEFLSNLWEQAAAEGITVIVSSGDSGSAGCDNPNTETYATKGTGVNGFASTPYNVAVGGTDFYYSSWNQGTNAIDTQLGTYWSGQTSTTPTESLKQYIPEQAWNDSQFGDDILNYYNLTGSSTIVGGGGGASSDAYCSGTISSSTGSCSVNLTGYPKPAWQSGTGVPSDKVRDVPDVSLFAADGINASYYPICASDGDCQSASGSNPVQITGIGGTSAAAPAFAGIMALVNQATNNRQGQADMVLYPLAAQYPAAFHDVVNGSNSVPCQYSATSTSNSPNCIAASNAITVNNVTEGQLGTGTTPAYNAGTGYDQASGLGSVDAAKLIADWSNVKFASTTVTLTPSSTSFTHGSAITIQGSVTGGSTTPTGTVALVTSSSEPVQGGVTNFTLSNGSYSASINFLPGGTYQIWGQYSGDSANAANTSSKTSITVNPESSTLELSIPNVGSSSTGTQAISSGGSVPYGTQLLLDGRPEPSSCASNGCSSTGYGVPTGTVAFADNGATLNTATINSEGVAEYNAPFAVGSHSVTATYSGDNSYNTSSASAINFTITKDTPSVSLTGSGYLGASTAGADQYLQGQANSLNVLVENSANAALESSFNNQLLAAVPVAAPTGNVTITVTGPQAYTFTQALSAGTDRSTASVYGVASFTLPSSAPAGTYSVQVTYPGDGNYAPVTQTSSLVLETASAAGLNTGSMASTTSATATGGDNNGGTSSTAAITVSISVTGISGSAAPTGTVVLDASGQQVGSATLAAPSSGVTSTATVTLSSASLLQGSNQIQVQYVGDSNYQPSSNTLILNNSLSDFSMVPSTSFVGISAGGNATVPITLSSVNGFNGAINITCNAGTGITCALDHSSYTIAAGGTATAQLTLTASSSASNATNPFNGWLGGGAALACAFLLAIPARKRSWRGMLGVLLLIVVLGFGIGCGSSSSSSGSGSGGSGGSGGSGGSGGSGGGSTSNNNFGASCPNCINVSVTATSGNTTHTLSIAADVQ; via the coding sequence ATGACCTTCCGTCGCCTCCGCAATCTCACAGCCAACGTGGCAGCCTCCGCTTTGGCGGCCTGCCTGTTGCCCGCCGCCCTGCATGCGCAGAGCGTCGGTGCGTCTTCACAGATTCCCAGCCGCATCTCCGGTCCCATCAGTGAGAGTTCGCTGGTGACGCTCAAGGGCAATGTCTCTCCGCTGGCCACCACCGCCAATGATCGTGGCGCCGCGCCGGCGAGCCTGCAGCTCAGCCAGATGCATCTGGTGCTCAAGCGCACCGCCGCGCAGCAGACCGCCCTCACGCAGCTCATTCAGGCGCAGCATGATCCGTCAAGCCCTCAGTATCACAAGTGGCTCACCCCCGCCGAGTTCGGCGCAAAGTTTGGCCCCTCCCAGCAGGACGTGCAGAGAATCGAATCCTGGCTGAGCTCGCAGGGCTTCAGCAACGTCAAGGCCGATCCCGGCAATCTGACCATCCGCTTCGACGGCAGCGTCTCGCAGCTTCAGAACACCTTCCACACTACCTATCACCAGTACGCCATCAACGGCCAGATGCACTACGCCGCGGCGACTGAGCCGATGATCCCCTCCGCGCTCGCGCCCGTCGTGAAGGGCTTCGTCTCCCTCAACGATTTTCCTGTCCGCTCCTACAGCCGCAAGCTGGGCCTGGCTACCTACAACCCCGAGACGCACAAGGCCACGCCGCAGTGGACGTACCCTGAGGGTAACGGCGAATCTTTCGTCCTCAGCCCGCAGGATTTTGGCGTGGAATACGACCTGCCCAATCCGGCTCTGAACTCGAGCTACAGCGGCACCACTTACGACGGCACCGGGCAGACCATCGCCATCATCAATGACTCGAACATCAACGTGTCGCTCGTCAACAGCTTCCGCTCGCTCTTTAATCTGCCCGCCAATCCGCCGCAGGTCATCATTGATGGCAATGATCCCGGCATCGACGGCGTCAACAATCCTGACGGCTCCAATGGTGACTCCAGCGAGGCCTATCTCGATGTGGAATGGGCCGGAGCCGTCGCTCCCAAGGCGACCGTGGATCTCGTCATTGCTGCCGATACGGCGAGCGAATCAGGCCTGATTCTCGCCGCCGAGCATGCTGTTTACAGTGACCTCGCGCCCGTCATGAGCGTCAGCTTCGGCAATTGCGAGGCGAGCCTGGGTGCTTCGAGCAACGAGTTTCTCAGCAACCTTTGGGAGCAGGCCGCGGCCGAAGGCATCACGGTCATTGTCTCCTCAGGCGACAGCGGCTCGGCTGGATGCGACAATCCCAACACCGAGACCTATGCCACCAAGGGCACCGGCGTGAACGGCTTCGCGTCCACCCCCTACAACGTCGCCGTGGGCGGTACCGACTTCTACTACAGCAGTTGGAATCAGGGCACGAACGCCATCGATACGCAACTCGGCACCTACTGGAGCGGTCAGACCTCCACCACGCCCACCGAGTCGCTCAAGCAGTACATCCCCGAGCAGGCCTGGAATGACAGCCAGTTTGGCGACGACATTCTCAACTACTACAACCTGACCGGCAGCTCCACCATTGTGGGTGGCGGCGGCGGAGCCAGCAGCGACGCCTACTGCTCCGGCACTATCAGTTCCTCCACCGGAAGCTGCTCCGTCAACCTGACCGGCTACCCCAAGCCCGCGTGGCAGTCCGGCACCGGCGTGCCGTCTGACAAGGTGCGTGACGTCCCTGACGTCTCGCTCTTCGCGGCCGACGGAATCAACGCCAGCTACTATCCCATCTGCGCTTCTGACGGAGACTGCCAGAGCGCCTCGGGCAGCAATCCGGTGCAGATCACGGGCATCGGCGGCACCTCCGCTGCCGCTCCCGCCTTCGCGGGCATCATGGCGCTGGTCAACCAGGCCACCAACAACCGCCAGGGCCAGGCGGACATGGTGCTCTACCCGCTCGCCGCGCAGTATCCCGCGGCCTTCCATGATGTTGTCAACGGCTCCAACAGTGTGCCTTGCCAGTACTCCGCGACTTCCACCTCGAACTCGCCCAACTGCATCGCGGCTTCCAACGCCATCACCGTCAACAACGTCACCGAAGGCCAGCTCGGCACCGGCACCACGCCCGCATACAACGCGGGCACCGGCTACGATCAGGCCAGCGGCCTCGGCTCCGTCGATGCAGCCAAGCTGATCGCGGACTGGAGCAACGTCAAGTTCGCCTCCACCACAGTAACGCTCACTCCGTCATCCACCTCTTTCACGCACGGCAGTGCGATCACCATTCAGGGCAGCGTGACCGGCGGATCGACCACCCCCACCGGTACAGTGGCGCTTGTCACCAGCAGTTCGGAACCCGTACAGGGCGGCGTGACCAACTTCACGTTGTCCAATGGCAGCTACTCCGCCAGCATCAATTTTCTGCCCGGTGGTACCTATCAGATCTGGGGGCAGTACAGCGGCGACAGCGCCAACGCTGCTAACACGTCCAGCAAGACCAGCATCACCGTCAATCCTGAAAGCAGCACTCTTGAGCTGAGCATTCCCAATGTCGGCTCGTCCTCCACCGGAACGCAGGCAATCTCTTCCGGCGGCAGTGTTCCTTACGGAACTCAGTTGCTTCTGGACGGCCGCCCCGAACCTTCCTCTTGCGCATCGAATGGTTGCAGTTCCACCGGCTACGGCGTTCCCACCGGCACCGTAGCTTTCGCTGACAATGGTGCCACCCTCAACACCGCAACCATCAACAGCGAAGGCGTTGCGGAATACAACGCCCCCTTCGCGGTCGGATCGCACTCCGTCACGGCCACCTACTCGGGAGACAACAGCTACAACACTTCCAGCGCTTCGGCGATCAACTTCACCATCACCAAAGACACGCCCTCGGTTTCGCTCACCGGCTCCGGATACCTGGGAGCCAGCACCGCTGGAGCCGATCAATACTTGCAGGGCCAGGCCAATTCCCTCAACGTGCTGGTCGAAAACTCCGCGAATGCCGCTCTTGAGTCAAGCTTTAACAATCAGTTGCTGGCAGCGGTTCCCGTGGCGGCGCCTACCGGTAACGTAACAATTACGGTTACAGGACCGCAGGCTTACACCTTCACGCAAGCGCTTTCCGCTGGAACCGATAGATCGACCGCGAGTGTGTACGGCGTAGCCTCCTTCACCTTGCCTTCCAGCGCACCTGCCGGCACCTACTCAGTGCAGGTGACCTATCCGGGCGATGGGAACTATGCGCCAGTCACGCAGACCTCCTCGCTGGTGCTGGAGACTGCTTCGGCTGCCGGGCTCAACACCGGCTCCATGGCCTCCACTACCAGCGCCACTGCCACCGGTGGAGACAACAACGGCGGCACCTCCTCCACGGCGGCCATTACGGTGAGCATTTCCGTCACCGGCATCAGCGGCAGTGCGGCACCCACCGGCACCGTGGTGCTCGACGCCAGCGGCCAGCAGGTCGGCTCGGCCACGCTGGCTGCACCCAGCAGCGGAGTCACCAGCACGGCGACGGTTACTCTGAGCAGCGCAAGCCTGCTGCAGGGCAGCAACCAAATCCAGGTGCAATACGTCGGAGATTCCAATTACCAGCCATCTTCGAATACGCTGATCCTCAACAACTCGCTCTCCGACTTCTCCATGGTTCCGTCCACCAGCTTCGTCGGTATCTCGGCTGGCGGCAATGCGACTGTTCCCATCACGCTTTCTTCGGTGAATGGATTCAACGGAGCCATCAACATCACCTGCAATGCGGGCACCGGCATTACATGCGCGCTCGACCACTCCTCTTACACCATTGCCGCTGGCGGAACAGCAACAGCGCAACTGACGCTCACCGCAAGCAGCAGCGCCTCCAACGCAACCAACCCGTTCAACGGCTGGCTCGGTGGCGGAGCGGCGTTGGCCTGTGCCTTCCTGCTCGCGATTCCGGCTCGCAAGCGTAGCTGGCGCGGCATGCTCGGCGTGCTTCTTCTCATCGTCGTGCTGGGCTTCGGCATCGGTTGCGGCAGCAGCAGCAGCAGCAGCGGCTCCGGCAGTGGCGGCTCTGGAGGAAGCGGTGGCTCGGGTGGCAGCGGCGGCTCCGGCGGCGGCAGCACCAGCAACAACAACTTTGGAGCTTCGTGCCCCAACTGCATCAACGTGAGCGTGACAGCCACTTCCGGCAATACGACCCACACGCTCTCCATCGCGGCAGACGTTCAATAA
- a CDS encoding acyl-CoA dehydrogenase family protein, whose amino-acid sequence MAQLSTPAISAPAGGGFLLEDASPESIFIPEDFSPEQRQIAATTAAFAEREVLPVAVALESKDFDLLRKLMRKAGDLGLLGVDVPEDCGGLALDKVTSAIVAENISRLASFSVAFSAHVGIGTLPLVWYGTEEQQQKYLPRLASGEWIAAYALSEASSGSDAMNIRTRATLSPDGQHYVLNGEKMWITNAGVANLFTLFARIVDPADPDPAHTQFSAFLIERDTPGLTVGPEEHKLGIRGSSTCPLILSDCRVPVANLLGEAGKGHHIAFNILNIGRFKLGAACLGGAKHSLADSIAYARDRKAFGKSITEFGLIQQKIADAAARIFMGESMTYRAIGAIDAALAAIPPEQAAGSREIQKRIEAYAIECSILKVWASEMLGIVTDHGVQIHAGYGYVEDYPAERAWRDARINRIFEGTNEINRLIISGFLMKRAVSGQLPLLPAIQKLMEEVLAPPSLSAAPDTSDPLAREAGLLAAAKKITLFAAGVASQKYGSALINQQEIMAALADLTTEVYALQSALLRARKLRQSGERADRISLAESMTALYAISAFEKVTAAAELVAAAVAEGDTLRTHLAILRRFARHEPANAVALSRQIAAAAVEKSRYPLTMA is encoded by the coding sequence ATGGCCCAGCTCAGCACTCCGGCAATCTCCGCCCCCGCTGGCGGTGGTTTTCTCCTCGAAGACGCCAGCCCTGAAAGCATCTTTATCCCCGAAGACTTTTCGCCCGAGCAGCGGCAGATCGCCGCCACCACCGCAGCCTTTGCGGAAAGGGAAGTGCTGCCCGTCGCCGTTGCCCTCGAGAGCAAGGACTTCGACCTGCTGCGCAAACTCATGCGCAAGGCTGGCGACCTTGGTCTGCTGGGCGTCGATGTGCCCGAGGACTGCGGCGGCCTCGCGCTCGATAAGGTCACCTCGGCCATCGTCGCCGAGAATATCTCGCGGCTGGCCAGCTTCTCGGTCGCCTTCAGCGCCCACGTCGGCATTGGAACGCTGCCGCTCGTCTGGTACGGCACGGAAGAGCAGCAGCAGAAATATCTGCCGCGCCTCGCCAGCGGCGAGTGGATCGCCGCCTACGCGCTCTCCGAGGCCTCGTCCGGCTCCGATGCCATGAACATTCGCACCCGCGCCACGCTCTCGCCTGACGGGCAGCACTATGTGCTCAACGGCGAAAAAATGTGGATCACCAATGCCGGCGTCGCGAACCTCTTCACCCTCTTCGCCCGCATCGTCGATCCCGCTGATCCGGATCCCGCGCACACACAGTTCTCCGCTTTTCTCATCGAGCGCGACACTCCGGGCCTGACCGTCGGGCCTGAGGAGCACAAGCTCGGCATTCGCGGCTCCTCCACCTGCCCGCTCATTCTCTCCGATTGCAGGGTGCCCGTGGCCAACCTGCTGGGCGAGGCGGGCAAAGGCCACCACATCGCCTTCAACATTCTCAACATTGGCCGCTTCAAGCTCGGCGCGGCCTGTCTCGGCGGCGCCAAGCACTCTCTCGCGGACTCGATCGCCTACGCCCGCGACCGCAAGGCCTTCGGCAAAAGCATCACCGAGTTCGGCCTCATCCAGCAGAAGATCGCCGATGCGGCGGCCCGCATCTTCATGGGCGAATCGATGACCTACCGTGCCATCGGGGCCATTGACGCCGCGCTGGCCGCCATACCGCCAGAGCAGGCCGCCGGCTCCCGCGAGATTCAAAAGCGCATCGAGGCCTATGCCATCGAGTGCTCCATCCTCAAGGTGTGGGCCTCAGAGATGCTGGGCATTGTGACCGACCACGGCGTGCAGATTCACGCCGGCTACGGCTATGTCGAGGACTACCCGGCGGAGCGCGCCTGGCGTGATGCCCGCATCAACCGCATATTTGAGGGCACCAATGAGATCAACCGCCTCATCATCTCCGGCTTTCTGATGAAGCGCGCCGTCTCGGGCCAGCTCCCGCTGCTGCCTGCGATTCAAAAGCTGATGGAAGAGGTGCTTGCCCCGCCATCCCTCTCCGCCGCTCCAGATACATCGGACCCGCTCGCGCGCGAGGCAGGCCTGCTCGCGGCAGCAAAAAAAATCACGCTCTTCGCGGCCGGCGTCGCCAGTCAAAAATATGGCTCGGCGCTCATCAATCAGCAGGAGATCATGGCCGCCCTCGCCGATCTCACCACCGAGGTCTACGCGCTCCAGTCCGCGCTGCTGCGCGCCCGCAAGCTGCGGCAATCAGGGGAGCGGGCCGATCGCATCTCGCTCGCCGAATCCATGACCGCGCTCTACGCCATCTCCGCCTTTGAAAAGGTCACCGCCGCCGCCGAGCTCGTCGCCGCCGCCGTGGCGGAGGGCGACACCCTGCGCACGCATCTCGCCATCCTGCGCCGCTTTGCCCGCCATGAGCCGGCCAACGCCGTCGCCCTGAGCCGTCAGATCGCGGCGGCGGCGGTCGAAAAGAGCCGTTATCCGCTCACGATGGCCTGA
- a CDS encoding acetyl-CoA C-acyltransferase produces the protein MPEAVIVSAVRTPAGKAPRGRLAAVRPDDLAAIAIQGALARVPALDSREIEDIIVGCAMPEAEQGMNVARIAALRAGLPVETAAMTVNRFCSSGLQTIALAAQQILTGQSRVVLAGGTESMSMVPMGGNKVSANPWLIDHHPDVYLSMGLTAENLARKFGITREDADTFALASHQKALAAIEQGIFAGEIVPVTVTNTSPGASPAHVAQASALFDTDEGPRADTSLEALAKLKPAFHAQGTVTPGNSSQTSDGAAMAVVMEAARARELGLAPLARFVSFATAGCAPEEMGLGPVFAIPKALRQAGLTLEQIDRIELNEAFAAQSLAVIREAHLDPGKVNVHGGAIALGHPLGCTGAKLTATLLHSMRRDRLRYGLVTMCVGGGMGAAGIFENLA, from the coding sequence ATGCCAGAAGCTGTCATCGTCAGCGCCGTCCGTACTCCAGCCGGCAAGGCTCCACGCGGCCGGCTCGCCGCGGTGCGGCCCGATGACCTGGCTGCCATCGCCATCCAGGGTGCTCTGGCGCGTGTGCCCGCGCTGGATTCTCGCGAGATAGAAGACATCATCGTCGGTTGCGCCATGCCTGAGGCAGAGCAGGGCATGAACGTCGCTCGCATTGCGGCCCTGCGCGCCGGACTGCCGGTCGAGACTGCGGCCATGACCGTCAACCGCTTCTGCTCCTCGGGCCTGCAGACCATCGCCCTCGCCGCGCAGCAGATTCTCACCGGCCAGTCGCGCGTGGTGCTGGCGGGTGGCACCGAGTCGATGAGCATGGTGCCGATGGGCGGCAACAAGGTCAGCGCCAATCCCTGGCTCATCGATCACCATCCCGATGTTTATCTCTCCATGGGCCTCACTGCCGAAAATCTGGCGCGAAAGTTCGGCATCACCCGCGAAGACGCCGACACGTTTGCCCTCGCGAGCCACCAGAAAGCACTGGCCGCGATCGAGCAGGGCATCTTCGCCGGAGAAATTGTGCCCGTTACGGTGACAAATACTTCGCCCGGCGCCAGCCCGGCGCATGTGGCGCAAGCATCGGCTCTTTTTGATACCGATGAAGGCCCCCGCGCCGATACTTCGTTGGAAGCGCTGGCTAAACTCAAGCCGGCCTTTCACGCGCAGGGCACGGTCACACCAGGCAACTCCTCGCAGACCTCAGACGGCGCGGCCATGGCAGTCGTGATGGAGGCCGCACGTGCGCGTGAGCTCGGCCTCGCTCCCTTGGCACGCTTTGTCAGCTTTGCCACCGCCGGTTGCGCGCCAGAGGAGATGGGCCTCGGCCCCGTCTTCGCCATTCCCAAAGCTCTGCGGCAGGCTGGACTCACGCTCGAACAGATCGACCGCATCGAGTTGAACGAAGCCTTTGCCGCGCAGTCGCTCGCCGTGATCCGCGAGGCCCATCTCGACCCCGGCAAGGTCAACGTGCACGGCGGCGCCATCGCGCTCGGCCATCCGCTCGGCTGCACCGGAGCCAAGCTGACGGCCACACTCCTGCACTCCATGCGCCGCGACCGTCTCCGCTACGGACTCGTCACCATGTGCGTCGGCGGCGGCATGGGCGCGGCCGGCATCTTTGAGAATCTTGCGTAA